One window from the genome of Strix uralensis isolate ZFMK-TIS-50842 chromosome 22, bStrUra1, whole genome shotgun sequence encodes:
- the LOC141953679 gene encoding feather keratin Cos1-1/Cos1-3/Cos2-1-like, which produces MSLSENYYFHKGVPLGLRQCRTTIKDSPALCSLIRFSRLLLPGNQVHLRPRDMSCCNPCVPCCQPCGPTPLANSCNEPCVRQCQNSTVVIEPSPVVVTLPGPILSSFPQNTVVGSTTSAAVGSILSCDGVPINSGGFDLSCITSRYCGRRCPPC; this is translated from the exons ggtgcctctgggcctgaggcagtgcaggactactataaaagacagcccagcgctctgctctctcatccgcttctctcgcctccttctccctgggaatcag gtgcacctccggccccgagacatgtcctgctgcaacccgtgcgtgccttgctgccagccctgcggcccaaccccgctggccaacagctgcaatgagccctgtgtcaggcagtgccagaactccaccgtcgtcatcgagccctcccccgtggtggtgaccctgcccggccccatcctcagctccttcccacagaacaccgttgtgggctctaccacctccgctgccgttggcagcatcctcagctgtgacggagtgcccatcaactctgggggctttgacctctcctgcattaccagccgctactgtggcagaaggtgccccccctgctaa